Proteins found in one Choloepus didactylus isolate mChoDid1 chromosome 3, mChoDid1.pri, whole genome shotgun sequence genomic segment:
- the SLC26A1 gene encoding sulfate anion transporter 1 isoform X2 yields MSSERVPQGGGPVLVRRQPPAPRGLREALKGRLWRGCVCSWARAWALVQALVPVTHWLPRYCPREALVGDVMSGLVIGIILVPQAIAYSLLAGLQPVYSLYTSFFANLLYFLLGTSRHVSVGIFSLLCLMVGQVVDRELQLAGFDPAPGALNTSAAGLAPGLQECGRDCYAIRVATALTLMAGIYQVLMGVLRLGFVSAYLSQPLLDGFAMGASLTILTSQLRHLLGVHVPRHQGPGMVVSTWLSLLRHAGQANLCDVLTSAVCLAVLLAAKELSERCRHRLHVPLPTELAVIVVATLVSHFGRLHERFGSSVAGNIPTGFLAPRAPDPMLMQRVALDAVALALVSSAFSVSLAEMFARSHGYSVRANQELLAIGFCNVVPAFFHCFATSAALAKSLVKTTTGCRTQLSSVVSAAVVLLVLLVLAPLFRDLQRSVLACVIVVSLRGALRKAADVPRLWRLSRADALVWVATAATCVLLSIEAGLLAGALLSLLSLAGRTRRPHAALLARVGDSACFEDAAEFEGLVPEPGVRVFRFGGPLHFANKDFFLRSLYSLTGLDAGRAAASRQGPGAGAGQGAPDWTSTASALLPAAAAFHTVVVDCAPLLFLDAAGLATLQDLRRDYEALGVSLLLAGCSPAVRDTLRRGGFLGEDPGDLAEEGQLFLSVHRAVLAARAHHSGLAVANSTL; encoded by the exons ATGTCGTCTGAGCGCGTGCCGCAGGGCGGAGGGCCAGTGCTGGTGCGGCGGCAGCCACCAGCTCCCCGGGGCCTGCGCGAGGCGCTCAAGGGCAGGCTGTGGCGGGGCTGCGTGTGCAGCTGGGCGCGGGCCTGGGCGCTGGTGCAGGCCCTGGTCCCCGTGACGCACTGGCTGCCTCGGTACTGCCCACGGGAGGCACTGGTGGGCGACGTCATGTCCGGGCTGGTCATCGGCATCATCCTGGTGCCTCAGGCCATCGCCTACTCACTGCTGGCGGGGCTGCAGCCCGTGTACAGCCTCTACACATCCTTCTTCGCCAACCTCCTCTACTTCCTGCTGGGCACCTCCCGCCACGTGTCCGTGGGCATCTTCAGCCTGCTCTGCCTCATGGTGGGCCAGGTGGTGGACCGCGAGCTGCAGCTGGCAGGCTTCGACCCCGCCCCAGGTGCCCTCAACACCTCAGCCGCTGGGCTGGCACCTGGGCTGCAGGAGTGCGGGCGGGACTGCTACGCCATCCGCGTGGCCACGGCCCTCACACTGATGGCCGGCATCTACCAG GTGCTCATGGGCGTCCTCCGGCTGGGCTTCGTGTCTGCCTACCTCTCGCAGCCCCTGCTCGACGGCTTCGCCATGGGTGCCTCTCTCACCATCCTCACCTCCCAGCTCCGGCACCTGCTGGGTGTACACGTGCCACGGCACCAGGGCCCCGGCATGGTGGTGAGCACATGGCTGAGCCTGCTGCGCCACGCTGGGCAGGCCAACCTGTGCGACGTGCTCACCAGTGCCGTGTGCCTGGCAGTGCTGCTGGCCGCCAAGGAGCTTTCAGAGCGCTGCCGGCACCGCCTGCACGTGCCACTGCCCACCGAGCTGGCCGTCATCGTGGTGGCCACGCTCGTGTCCCACTTTGGCCGGCTGCATGAGCGTTTCGGCTCCAGTGTGGCCGGCAACATCCCCACCGGCTTCCTGGCCCCACGGGCCCCTGACCCCATGCTGATGCAACGTGTGGCCCTGGATGCCGTGGCTCTGGCCCTCGTAAGCTCTGCCTTCTCAGTCTCGCTGGCTGAGATGTTTGCCCGCAGCCATGGCTACTCGGTGCGTGCCAACCAGGAGCTCCTGGCCATCGGCTTCTGCAACGTGGTGCCTGCCTTCTTCCACTGCTTTGCCACCAGCGCAGCGCTGGCCAAGAGTCTGGTGAAGACGACCACCGGCTGCCGCACGCAGCTGTCCAGCGTGGTCAGCGCGGCCGTGGTGCTGCTGGTGCTGCTGGTGCTGGCGCCGCTCTTCCGGGACCTGCAGCGGAGCGTGCTGGCCTGCGTCATCGTCGTCAGCCTGCGCGGGGCGCTGCGCAAGGCGGCGGACGTGCCGCGGCTGTGGCGGCTGAGCCGGGCCGACGCGCTGGTCTGGGTGGCCACGGCGGCCACGTGCGTGCTGCTCAGCATCGAGGCGGGGCTGCTGGCGGGCGCGCTCCTCTCGCTGCTCAGCCTGGCGGGCCGCACGCGGCGCCCGCACGCCGCCCTGCTCGCGCGCGTCGGGGACTCCGCCTGCTTCGAGGACGCCGCCGAGTTCGAGGGTCTCGTCCCTGAGCCGGGGGTCCGGGTCTTCCGCTTCGGGGGGCCCCTGCACTTCGCCAACAAGGACTTCTTCCTGCGCTCGCTCTACAGCCTCACGGGGCTCGACGCGGGGCGCGCGGCCGCCAGCAGACAGGGGCCCGGGGCGGGGGCCGGCCAGGGGGCCCCAGACTGGACGAGCACCGCGTCCGCGCTGCTGCCCGCCGCGGCTGCCTTCCACACGGTGGTGGTCGACTGCGCCCCGCTGCTGTTTCTGGATGCGGCCGGGCTCGCCACGCTGCAGGACCTGCGCCGGGACTACGAGGCCCTGGGCGTTTCCCTGCTCCTGGCCGGCTGCAGCCCGGCGGTGCGGGACACGCTGAGGAGGGGCGGCTTCCTCGGGGAGGACCCCGGAGACTTGGCCGAGGAGGGGCAGCTGTTCCTCAGCGTGCACCGAGCCGTGCTGGCGGCCCGAGCCCACCACAGCGGACTGGCGGTGGCCAACTCCACGCTCTAG
- the SLC26A1 gene encoding sulfate anion transporter 1 isoform X1, translated as MPAPLARSPICPGAGPEALNRDRTPPRLPTGLSQPEAPGTDMSSERVPQGGGPVLVRRQPPAPRGLREALKGRLWRGCVCSWARAWALVQALVPVTHWLPRYCPREALVGDVMSGLVIGIILVPQAIAYSLLAGLQPVYSLYTSFFANLLYFLLGTSRHVSVGIFSLLCLMVGQVVDRELQLAGFDPAPGALNTSAAGLAPGLQECGRDCYAIRVATALTLMAGIYQVLMGVLRLGFVSAYLSQPLLDGFAMGASLTILTSQLRHLLGVHVPRHQGPGMVVSTWLSLLRHAGQANLCDVLTSAVCLAVLLAAKELSERCRHRLHVPLPTELAVIVVATLVSHFGRLHERFGSSVAGNIPTGFLAPRAPDPMLMQRVALDAVALALVSSAFSVSLAEMFARSHGYSVRANQELLAIGFCNVVPAFFHCFATSAALAKSLVKTTTGCRTQLSSVVSAAVVLLVLLVLAPLFRDLQRSVLACVIVVSLRGALRKAADVPRLWRLSRADALVWVATAATCVLLSIEAGLLAGALLSLLSLAGRTRRPHAALLARVGDSACFEDAAEFEGLVPEPGVRVFRFGGPLHFANKDFFLRSLYSLTGLDAGRAAASRQGPGAGAGQGAPDWTSTASALLPAAAAFHTVVVDCAPLLFLDAAGLATLQDLRRDYEALGVSLLLAGCSPAVRDTLRRGGFLGEDPGDLAEEGQLFLSVHRAVLAARAHHSGLAVANSTL; from the exons ATGCCCGCCCCCCTCGCCCGGAGCCCCATCTGCCCTGGGGCGGGCCCTGAGGCCCTGAACCGAGACCGCACCCCACCACGGCTACCCACAGGGCTGA GTCAGCCCGAGGCACCGGGGACGGACATGTCGTCTGAGCGCGTGCCGCAGGGCGGAGGGCCAGTGCTGGTGCGGCGGCAGCCACCAGCTCCCCGGGGCCTGCGCGAGGCGCTCAAGGGCAGGCTGTGGCGGGGCTGCGTGTGCAGCTGGGCGCGGGCCTGGGCGCTGGTGCAGGCCCTGGTCCCCGTGACGCACTGGCTGCCTCGGTACTGCCCACGGGAGGCACTGGTGGGCGACGTCATGTCCGGGCTGGTCATCGGCATCATCCTGGTGCCTCAGGCCATCGCCTACTCACTGCTGGCGGGGCTGCAGCCCGTGTACAGCCTCTACACATCCTTCTTCGCCAACCTCCTCTACTTCCTGCTGGGCACCTCCCGCCACGTGTCCGTGGGCATCTTCAGCCTGCTCTGCCTCATGGTGGGCCAGGTGGTGGACCGCGAGCTGCAGCTGGCAGGCTTCGACCCCGCCCCAGGTGCCCTCAACACCTCAGCCGCTGGGCTGGCACCTGGGCTGCAGGAGTGCGGGCGGGACTGCTACGCCATCCGCGTGGCCACGGCCCTCACACTGATGGCCGGCATCTACCAG GTGCTCATGGGCGTCCTCCGGCTGGGCTTCGTGTCTGCCTACCTCTCGCAGCCCCTGCTCGACGGCTTCGCCATGGGTGCCTCTCTCACCATCCTCACCTCCCAGCTCCGGCACCTGCTGGGTGTACACGTGCCACGGCACCAGGGCCCCGGCATGGTGGTGAGCACATGGCTGAGCCTGCTGCGCCACGCTGGGCAGGCCAACCTGTGCGACGTGCTCACCAGTGCCGTGTGCCTGGCAGTGCTGCTGGCCGCCAAGGAGCTTTCAGAGCGCTGCCGGCACCGCCTGCACGTGCCACTGCCCACCGAGCTGGCCGTCATCGTGGTGGCCACGCTCGTGTCCCACTTTGGCCGGCTGCATGAGCGTTTCGGCTCCAGTGTGGCCGGCAACATCCCCACCGGCTTCCTGGCCCCACGGGCCCCTGACCCCATGCTGATGCAACGTGTGGCCCTGGATGCCGTGGCTCTGGCCCTCGTAAGCTCTGCCTTCTCAGTCTCGCTGGCTGAGATGTTTGCCCGCAGCCATGGCTACTCGGTGCGTGCCAACCAGGAGCTCCTGGCCATCGGCTTCTGCAACGTGGTGCCTGCCTTCTTCCACTGCTTTGCCACCAGCGCAGCGCTGGCCAAGAGTCTGGTGAAGACGACCACCGGCTGCCGCACGCAGCTGTCCAGCGTGGTCAGCGCGGCCGTGGTGCTGCTGGTGCTGCTGGTGCTGGCGCCGCTCTTCCGGGACCTGCAGCGGAGCGTGCTGGCCTGCGTCATCGTCGTCAGCCTGCGCGGGGCGCTGCGCAAGGCGGCGGACGTGCCGCGGCTGTGGCGGCTGAGCCGGGCCGACGCGCTGGTCTGGGTGGCCACGGCGGCCACGTGCGTGCTGCTCAGCATCGAGGCGGGGCTGCTGGCGGGCGCGCTCCTCTCGCTGCTCAGCCTGGCGGGCCGCACGCGGCGCCCGCACGCCGCCCTGCTCGCGCGCGTCGGGGACTCCGCCTGCTTCGAGGACGCCGCCGAGTTCGAGGGTCTCGTCCCTGAGCCGGGGGTCCGGGTCTTCCGCTTCGGGGGGCCCCTGCACTTCGCCAACAAGGACTTCTTCCTGCGCTCGCTCTACAGCCTCACGGGGCTCGACGCGGGGCGCGCGGCCGCCAGCAGACAGGGGCCCGGGGCGGGGGCCGGCCAGGGGGCCCCAGACTGGACGAGCACCGCGTCCGCGCTGCTGCCCGCCGCGGCTGCCTTCCACACGGTGGTGGTCGACTGCGCCCCGCTGCTGTTTCTGGATGCGGCCGGGCTCGCCACGCTGCAGGACCTGCGCCGGGACTACGAGGCCCTGGGCGTTTCCCTGCTCCTGGCCGGCTGCAGCCCGGCGGTGCGGGACACGCTGAGGAGGGGCGGCTTCCTCGGGGAGGACCCCGGAGACTTGGCCGAGGAGGGGCAGCTGTTCCTCAGCGTGCACCGAGCCGTGCTGGCGGCCCGAGCCCACCACAGCGGACTGGCGGTGGCCAACTCCACGCTCTAG